Proteins found in one Methylobacter sp. S3L5C genomic segment:
- the djlA gene encoding co-chaperone DjlA → MSWFGTVVGGAFGFLLGGPLGAILGASVGHQFSKGLTGIETGETLNSGDQHRVQTAFFTATFSVMGHIAKADGHVSPEEISLANHVMSEMALTSDMRVTAINLFQQGKQADFPLDEVLAQFYKECHRRTDLLRMFLEIQLQEAFADGTLAVSEEKLLLHICSHLRISRFDYERLKIQLLAQQRFQGSSSYSPKMPSKSSLQDAYGVLGLTPHASKVEVKKAYRRLMNQNHPDKLVAKGLPEEMMRLAKEKTQKISKAYQIIQKIG, encoded by the coding sequence ATGAGTTGGTTTGGCACAGTTGTAGGTGGAGCATTCGGATTTTTGCTTGGTGGACCTTTAGGTGCCATTTTAGGTGCCTCCGTTGGCCATCAGTTTAGCAAAGGCTTAACCGGTATAGAAACCGGTGAAACGCTCAACTCCGGCGATCAACACCGAGTCCAAACGGCTTTTTTTACGGCCACTTTTTCAGTGATGGGCCACATTGCCAAAGCAGATGGCCATGTCTCTCCAGAAGAAATTTCGCTCGCCAACCACGTCATGAGCGAAATGGCTCTGACCAGCGATATGCGGGTAACCGCGATCAACCTTTTTCAACAGGGTAAACAAGCAGATTTTCCACTGGATGAAGTGTTGGCTCAATTTTATAAAGAATGTCATCGCCGTACCGATTTACTACGCATGTTTCTGGAAATCCAGTTACAAGAAGCTTTTGCCGATGGTACCTTGGCGGTTAGCGAAGAAAAACTGCTTTTACATATTTGTAGTCACTTAAGAATTTCCCGGTTTGACTATGAACGCTTGAAAATACAACTACTAGCTCAACAGCGCTTCCAGGGTAGCAGCTCTTATAGCCCAAAAATGCCATCAAAAAGCAGCCTGCAAGATGCTTATGGGGTTTTAGGCTTAACACCTCACGCCAGTAAGGTCGAAGTCAAAAAAGCCTATCGCCGCTTAATGAACCAAAATCATCCGGATAAATTGGTCGCGAAAGGATTACCTGAAGAAATGATGCGCCTGGCTAAAGAAAAAACCCAAAAAATCAGCAAAGCCTACCAAATTATTCAAAAAATTGGTTAA